One stretch of Pseudomonas azotoformans DNA includes these proteins:
- a CDS encoding FagA protein, protein MSSVLHEDPYLESWRWMSRQIRCGLDPNEPRLIEHYLNEGRYLACCTATHPWTIAETSFRLLLDTASDIALPWHWRSLCLDQAWRPLRDLEKLSHCACRLKRWQSFAWQLATCELLPSISVSDLVQGSSDE, encoded by the coding sequence ATGAGTTCTGTCCTGCATGAGGATCCTTATCTGGAGAGCTGGCGCTGGATGAGTCGCCAGATTCGTTGCGGCCTCGACCCTAACGAGCCGCGCCTGATCGAACACTACCTCAACGAGGGTCGATACCTGGCGTGCTGCACCGCGACCCATCCGTGGACGATCGCTGAAACCTCATTCCGCCTCTTGCTCGACACCGCCAGCGATATCGCGCTGCCCTGGCATTGGCGCTCCCTGTGCCTGGACCAGGCCTGGCGCCCGCTGCGTGACCTGGAAAAACTCTCCCACTGTGCCTGCCGCCTCAAGCGCTGGCAGAGCTTTGCCTGGCAATTGGCGACCTGCGAATTGCTGCCTTCCATTTCTGTTTCTGACCTGGTGCAAGGATCTTCCGATGAGTAA
- a CDS encoding class II fumarate hydratase — MSNTRIERDSMGELQVPAEALYGAQTQRAVNNFPISHQRMPAQFIRALILAKTAAAKVNVDLKQISEGQGKAIVDAAQGLLEGDFMQHFPVDIFQTGSGTSSNMNANEVIATLATRLLGEPVNPNDHVNCGQSSNDIIPTTIHVSAALVLHEQTLPALLHLVQVIEQKAQEVHPFIKTGRTHLMDAMPVRMSQVLSGWAQQLKANIGHLQDLLPSLQALAQGGTAVGTGINAHPEFAVRFSQQLSSLTGVKFTPGKNLFALIGSQDTAVAVSGQLKATAVSLMKIANDLRWMNSGPLAGLGEIELEGLQPGSSIMPGKVNPVIPEATAMVAAQVIGNDTVITVAGQSGNFELNVMLPIIAQNLLSSLELLANSSRLLADKAIASFKVNEAKLKEALSRNPILVTALNPIIGYQKAAEIAKKAYQQGRPVIDVALEHTDLPRSQLEILLDPEKLTAGGV; from the coding sequence ATGAGTAACACCCGTATCGAACGCGACAGCATGGGCGAACTGCAGGTGCCTGCCGAGGCCTTGTATGGCGCACAGACCCAGCGCGCGGTGAACAATTTCCCGATCAGCCACCAACGCATGCCGGCGCAATTCATTCGTGCCCTGATCCTGGCCAAAACTGCGGCGGCCAAGGTCAACGTCGACCTCAAACAGATCAGCGAAGGGCAGGGCAAGGCGATTGTCGATGCCGCCCAAGGCTTGCTGGAAGGCGACTTCATGCAGCATTTCCCGGTGGATATCTTCCAGACCGGTTCCGGCACCAGTTCCAACATGAACGCCAACGAAGTGATTGCCACCCTGGCCACCCGCTTGCTCGGCGAACCGGTCAACCCCAACGATCACGTGAACTGCGGTCAGAGCAGCAACGACATCATCCCGACCACCATTCACGTCAGCGCCGCGTTGGTCCTGCATGAGCAAACACTGCCGGCCCTGCTGCATCTGGTGCAAGTCATCGAGCAGAAGGCGCAAGAGGTTCACCCGTTCATCAAGACCGGTCGCACGCACCTGATGGACGCCATGCCGGTGCGCATGAGCCAGGTGCTCAGCGGTTGGGCGCAGCAGCTAAAGGCCAATATCGGGCATTTGCAGGACCTTCTGCCGAGTTTGCAGGCGTTGGCCCAGGGCGGTACTGCGGTCGGCACCGGAATCAACGCTCACCCGGAATTCGCGGTGCGTTTCAGCCAGCAGTTGAGCAGCCTGACCGGTGTGAAATTCACTCCGGGCAAGAACCTGTTCGCCCTGATTGGCTCCCAGGACACCGCCGTCGCTGTCTCCGGCCAGTTGAAAGCCACCGCCGTGTCGCTGATGAAAATCGCCAATGACCTGCGCTGGATGAATTCCGGCCCGCTCGCCGGCCTCGGTGAAATTGAGCTGGAAGGCTTGCAGCCTGGTTCGTCGATCATGCCCGGCAAGGTCAACCCGGTTATCCCTGAAGCGACTGCGATGGTGGCAGCGCAAGTCATCGGTAATGACACAGTCATCACCGTCGCCGGCCAGTCGGGCAACTTCGAACTGAACGTGATGCTGCCGATCATTGCGCAGAACCTGCTCAGCAGCCTTGAGTTGCTGGCCAATTCCAGCCGTCTGCTGGCCGATAAAGCCATCGCCAGCTTCAAGGTCAATGAAGCCAAGCTCAAGGAAGCGCTGTCGCGCAACCCGATCCTGGTGACCGCACTCAACCCGATCATCGGTTACCAGAAGGCCGCTGAAATCGCCAAGAAGGCCTATCAACAGGGCCGTCCGGTGATTGATGTTGCCCTTGAGCACACCGACTTGCCGCGCAGCCAACTGGAGATCCTGCTGGATCCGGAAAAGCTTACGGCTGGTGGCGTGTAA